A part of Caretta caretta isolate rCarCar2 chromosome 1, rCarCar1.hap1, whole genome shotgun sequence genomic DNA contains:
- the CCDC122 gene encoding coiled-coil domain-containing protein 122 → MKKMAKQNSPSLVEVVKQVAEQQHSQASEIEKSKIVLSQLQAELQELEKQMESALLETKATERQIYQQDDDIETTKYHCESLESQVRSLYAEKIRLKLDTEAAQEEFEMMLARNSAYHEKIMAHKERYWEAESKMPVMLELAKKRDMVKELKTKKEELMNDLQNPEGQVIKQVQEEITHLIKEVTMVKESIDEKKKLLEEEKKVHAKLRKEIEVQNKRCDAILKRLHCQLNKLQSNRRQWQWNIQQMEKKAAELRKSVGAIE, encoded by the exons ATGAAGA AAATGGCTAAGCAAAATTCTCCATCATTAGTTGAAGTTGTAAAACAAGTAGCAGAACAGCAACATTCACAAGCATCAGAAATAGAAAAAAGCAAAATAGTTCTTTCTCAGTTACAG GCTGAGCTTCAAGAACTTGAAAAACAAATGGAGTCTGCTTTATTAGAAACAAAGGCAACAGAAAGGCAAATTTATCAGCAAGATGATGACATAGAAACTACAAAATATCACTGTGAAAGTCTGGAGTCCCAAGTCAGATCCCTGTATGCTGAAAAGATAAGGCTGAAACTTGACACAGAAGCAGCGCAAGAAGAATTTGAGATGATGCTTGCAAGAAATAGTGCATATCATGAGAAAATAATGGCTCATAAAGAGCGTTATTGGGAAGCAGAAAGCAAAATGCCAGTTATGCTCGAACTTGCTAAAAAACGAGACATGGTTAAAGAGCTaaagacaaagaaagaagaatTAATGAATGATCTCCAGAATCCTGAAGGACAAGTTATAAAACAAGTGCAG GAAGAAATTACACATTTAATAAAGGAAGTTACTATGGTAAAAGAGTCTATCGATGAAAAGAAAAAATTGCTTGAAGAAGAGAAAAAAGTGCACGCtaagcttagaaaagagattgAG GTACAGAATAAAAGATGTGATGCTATTCTAAAACGTTTGCATTGTCAACTGAACAAACTCCAGTCGAACAGAAGACAGTGGCAGTGGAACATTCAACAGATGGAAAAAAAGGCAGCTGAACTAAGAAAGAGTGTCGGAGCAATAGAGTGA